Within Lolium rigidum isolate FL_2022 chromosome 5, APGP_CSIRO_Lrig_0.1, whole genome shotgun sequence, the genomic segment AGTACCAACATTTCGATACCTCTGGGTGTGCCTGAATGTATGAATCAAGAGCTTCACCAGCTTGGGAAATTACTTTAACAAGCGACAATGCGACACTATTGATATTCATCTTCATCAGTTGGTTCGGATCCATTATGTTTTCACATGTCTCAAACTGAAAAGCAATGTCATACCCAATACGACAAGCGATCATAGCAAACCCGTCCACCTCACTGTTGACCTTTCTTTTGTGGGAAGTTCCCATGCGGATCTGCTCTTGAGCTGCCAGCAGCAAAACAGCCATCTGAGCAAGTTTTCCATCTTTTATGTAATTACAGAGCTGATCAAGTAAATTATCTGTGTGTTTTGCAAGAAGCCTGATTGTATCCATGAAGATCTTCTGCAAAAAACGCCACATAGAACATAACCTGAGTGACTTTAGCAATCATACGCGAGTAGTACTGACAAACAACTGTCTCATCACCTAGAATAAGAAAATTAGTTTTTCCACATTTGACATCAGAAACAAGAAAATTGTCCTGTCTTAATTAAAAACTATCAACATGCTGAACAAATCGACACATGTAACATGTAACAGAGGGAACTCTTCCATCTTCAGCAAGTGGAGGAGTAAGACGTAAGGTACTTAGGTATTGATATGTAAGTGATATGAGATATATATCTGACAGCTTATTCTGGTTATGCTTCAAAAAGAGTAACTTTTTAAGGGATGGATGTGCGACAAACCAGTTCAGGTAGACACAGAAGATGGATGAGCCTGTAGACATAGTTTATATCTGCCAGATTGCAATCCTGGTGCTTTTGGTCAATAAGTAGACTGTCCTCCAGATACTTATGCAGGCAAGTGTTCTCAACTGCAACATGGAGAGGGAGTAGACCCTCAGTGACTACAGGGCCAGCTGTTCGTAAATTCGCCGACGCGCCATGGCGTAAGAGCAACTCTATCATCTCGACGGAGAACATTTCCGCAGCTCGGTGGAGGGGGAAGTACCCATATTGGGTCATGTAGTTGGGATTGGCCCGGAACCCATCTAACTCAGGTGCCTGGCCCTTCAAGACAACTCTGGCACATTGCACCGCATTCTGCATGATAATGTGGTCAAGAGTTTCTGGGGTGATGACATAGCCCCATCCCATGCCCTGTCCATTTCGACTGAATAAGCTGAGGAAGCGCCGGTAGCTATCCTTCTCCAGGATGGGCGTCAAACGGGGCAATATATCAAAGAGCGCATCATTCACCCACTGGATTAATGAATTATCATTTGAAAAAGGTGAAAGGAATTAAATATCCCATTAACAAATAATAATAGGATAATAATGTATTTCTGCTGGGTTGTCAATCACAAAGAACCTGAGGAGTACGGTCTGGGGTAATTATTTTGGTAGCTCTGGAGGTAGCAAGTATTGCCCGTGTCTGCGCCATCCACTGAGAGAGAATGTTTGTCATCATCAGGAGCTATGATGGAGATGAAACAGATCAGGAAagcaatatcatatataaagtcgaTTAGCTACTGCACCTCGTTGATTAAATCCATGTGGACAGCCAGGTCAGCAacaggaggaccaggagcacgTGGAGGAAGGGGAGGATCCCATGGATCCATTTCTTCGGTAACCTTATCTTCCTGAGGGGCATTGTTCGTGAGGGCCTCTTCTTCATGAGGGGCAGTTTTCATGAGCGCATCCTCTTTATGAGGTGCAGAATTAGGCAGGAATTGCAGTTCCATTAGCTGAAATAAGAAAGTTTAACAAGGAATTCCACTACAGGTCAATTTCACAATCTTGTTTGATTTTAAATCTAGTAGGGAAATTTTGCTAATCAATATGCTGGAATTCTAGACTTACGAAAAAAAAACTTATAAGTGTGATATTTCATCATTTGGCAGAAATAATATATGATTCACAAAACACTTAGAAAATTATTGCAAGATGGTACTAGCTAGTATATTTCTATATAATGCTCACTTCATTTCAAAAGACTTGTTCGACTATGTAATGCCGTTTTTCCTGAAGATACTATCAATTGATTCGATAAAAAATACTCCGGCTCTGTTGATTCGGGCAGCAGCTGTGGGTTTGCTCTTGTGGGGAAGCTGCTACACTGGGGAATCGGCTGTGATGACTGATGAAGGTTGGTCGTATGGCAATATGGCTGTGGATTGGCTGTGAGATGAAGAAATTTCTGAAATGCCCCTGGGATGCTGAGGCCACCGTATTTTGCTGTTACTAAGAATCTCATCTTTGGACCAAAAGCAAGCAAGAGGTGGAATACCACAAAGAGAAAGTGTACCCCATAAAAAAGTTGTTCTTGTAATTGGAATGTATTTTCTTAAACCGCCCATAAG encodes:
- the LOC124658174 gene encoding uncharacterized protein LOC124658174, whose product is MELQFLPNSAPHKEDALMKTAPHEEEALTNNAPQEDKVTEEMDPWDPPLPPRAPGPPVADLAVHMDLINEWMAQTRAILATSRATKIITPDRTPQWVNDALFDILPRLTPILEKDSYRRFLSLFSRNGQGMGWGYVITPETLDHIIMQNAVQCARVVLKGQAPELDGFRANPNYMTQYGYFPLHRAAEMFSVEMIELLLRHGASANLRTAGPVVTEGLLPLHVAVENTCLHKYLEDSLLIDQKHQDCNLADINYVYRLIHLLCLPELKIFMDTIRLLAKHTDNLLDQLCNYIKDGKLAQMAVLLLAAQEQIRMGTSHKRKVNSEVDGFAMIACRIGYDIAFQFETCENIMDPNQLMKMNINSVALSLVKVISQAGEALDSYIQAHPEVPYVMQVPHSEVLERVSLILKEHGFCRTGGRIDIGDLCPYKNVLPKKDLPLALGEMVASKSATEVSNHAVEKEGPKKKIARGWELKYARRSFFPYWRSVLEPRSSEKMSFIKPALTVEQINHDRAVSKSTGIGSTFGRLMGRVPQPIAGNQQTRRLFGTWALTLLKALKNT